One Desulfobulbus propionicus DSM 2032 DNA segment encodes these proteins:
- a CDS encoding hydrogenase maturation protease gives MQTQCVVIGIGNPYLQDDRAGVVVVERLEQEGIPCRTEVVFTVGFEVMDKIRGCDQAIIVDACMLGNEPGSILEVGVDDIFTTHALVNSHAVTLGTTLKTGYVCFPEEMPADIRILLIEVKEIKEFTQQMSSEVEAAVDVVVERIKGMVAAREAGPPSRTSGATAWEQ, from the coding sequence ATGCAAACACAATGCGTCGTGATCGGTATCGGCAATCCCTATCTTCAGGATGACCGCGCCGGGGTGGTGGTGGTGGAACGGCTGGAGCAGGAAGGGATTCCCTGCCGGACGGAGGTGGTTTTTACCGTGGGGTTTGAGGTGATGGACAAGATCCGCGGCTGTGATCAGGCGATCATCGTCGATGCCTGCATGCTCGGCAACGAACCGGGTTCCATTCTCGAAGTCGGGGTGGACGACATCTTCACCACCCATGCCCTGGTCAATTCCCATGCCGTCACCCTGGGCACGACCCTCAAGACCGGCTATGTCTGTTTTCCCGAGGAGATGCCCGCCGATATCCGCATCCTCTTGATCGAGGTCAAGGAAATCAAGGAGTTCACCCAGCAGATGTCGTCCGAGGTGGAGGCGGCCGTGGACGTGGTGGTGGAACGGATCAAGGGAATGGTCGCCGCCAGGGAAGCGGGACCGCCCAGCCGCACAAGCGGGGCTACTGCTTGGGAGCAATAG
- a CDS encoding serine protease, whose product MNVKQPLFLTLFFLAQVVSGPSHASDAYLKVDDNETGQGILRPRQNECLLITPAHVVENAFKIEVTTVDRSRRQAELVDVFPGDIAVVRLDKDTPVSCRGTLWPQHNRLTALLGTEKQGELHTMLADGSIRKTPVDVVGYDKYRHINVRPVNQDDTITKGMSGSTLYIGGQWAGMLVSVTDNIGNVLRQDALATALSLFFEDTESRGEPSPPEASATAQAPPQPPTAQEQELTGTVVLNSFQDHRVNLKENSPIRIHLLPTGDRVRYAIDVMDSTNRVSCRYSLGKPLGKEAVSFPCTPLKTDTFSFRVTGTEGEGRYKIRTTPIVTDAALRSEAHVLQIDGEEFSAVLVKNAIAEYKVRLYQNSPVRLNFSSLDENFQYTVELSDSSGKIVLRKQYRHGFDTQHVRLPFTPDKNDTYLLRVLGTGEEGKYTLTVQSIAFDAQLRGEANVLKIGDSGVSGAIAKDAVAEYRFELEEFVPVRLSFSATGDGGSYAVEIVDSRGTPVYRNPYKRIGGSETTVMPFTVAKTDTYTLRLVGAEGECGYSVAIAPKQ is encoded by the coding sequence ATGAACGTCAAACAGCCCCTCTTCCTTACCCTGTTTTTCCTGGCCCAGGTTGTCTCCGGGCCGAGCCATGCGTCCGATGCCTACCTCAAGGTCGACGACAATGAAACCGGCCAGGGCATTCTCCGCCCACGGCAGAACGAATGTCTGCTGATCACCCCTGCCCATGTGGTGGAAAACGCCTTCAAGATCGAGGTGACCACCGTGGACAGATCGCGCCGCCAGGCTGAACTGGTCGACGTTTTCCCCGGGGACATCGCGGTCGTTCGCCTGGACAAGGACACGCCGGTCTCCTGCCGTGGCACCCTCTGGCCGCAGCACAACCGCCTGACCGCCCTTCTCGGCACCGAAAAGCAGGGCGAACTCCACACCATGCTGGCCGACGGCAGCATCCGCAAAACGCCGGTGGATGTCGTCGGCTACGATAAATACCGCCATATCAATGTCCGCCCGGTGAATCAGGACGACACCATCACCAAGGGGATGAGCGGCAGCACCCTGTACATCGGCGGACAATGGGCCGGGATGCTCGTTTCGGTGACCGACAACATCGGCAATGTCCTGCGCCAGGATGCCCTGGCCACCGCCCTGTCGCTGTTTTTCGAGGACACGGAAAGCAGAGGCGAACCATCGCCGCCCGAGGCCAGCGCCACGGCACAAGCGCCGCCTCAACCGCCCACGGCGCAGGAACAGGAGTTGACCGGCACCGTGGTCCTCAACAGTTTCCAGGACCATCGGGTCAACCTCAAGGAAAACAGCCCGATTCGCATCCACCTCCTGCCCACTGGAGATCGGGTCAGGTACGCCATCGATGTGATGGACTCGACCAACAGGGTCTCGTGCCGCTACTCGCTCGGCAAGCCGCTTGGCAAGGAGGCGGTCAGCTTTCCCTGCACCCCCTTGAAGACCGACACCTTTTCCTTCAGGGTTACCGGCACCGAGGGCGAAGGACGGTACAAAATCCGCACCACTCCCATCGTCACCGATGCCGCGCTGCGGAGCGAAGCCCACGTGTTGCAGATCGATGGCGAGGAGTTTTCCGCGGTGCTGGTGAAAAACGCGATCGCGGAATACAAGGTGCGGCTCTATCAGAACAGCCCGGTCCGCCTCAATTTTTCCTCGCTGGACGAGAATTTTCAATACACCGTGGAACTCTCTGATTCGAGTGGGAAAATTGTGTTGCGCAAGCAGTACCGGCACGGGTTCGATACGCAGCATGTCCGCCTGCCCTTCACCCCGGACAAAAACGACACCTACCTGCTGCGGGTGCTGGGAACGGGCGAGGAAGGAAAATACACCCTCACTGTCCAATCCATTGCCTTCGATGCGCAGCTGCGCGGCGAGGCCAATGTGCTCAAGATCGGGGACAGCGGGGTGAGCGGCGCCATCGCCAAGGACGCGGTGGCCGAATACCGCTTTGAGCTGGAGGAATTCGTCCCGGTGCGCCTGTCCTTTTCAGCGACGGGTGATGGGGGCAGTTATGCCGTGGAGATTGTCGATTCCCGGGGCACCCCGGTATACCGCAATCCCTACAAACGGATCGGCGGATCGGAGACCACGGTGATGCCCTTCACCGTCGCCAAGACAGACACCTACACCCTGCGCCTTGTTGGCGCCGAGGGGGAATGCGGCTATTCGGTGGCTATTGCTCCCAAGCAGTAG
- a CDS encoding nucleotide pyrophosphohydrolase: MNEKTSSLRCDSLEQLALELRHFAAERHWEAYHTPKNLATALMVEAAELLEHFQWLTPEQSQTLPPEVQTEVAHEVADVLIYLTRLADRLGIDMLAAVREKMTLNARKYPAVADRSA; encoded by the coding sequence ATGAACGAGAAGACCTCGTCCTTGCGCTGTGACAGTCTTGAGCAATTGGCGCTGGAACTGCGTCACTTTGCCGCCGAGCGCCATTGGGAGGCCTATCACACGCCGAAAAATCTGGCGACCGCCTTAATGGTCGAGGCCGCCGAACTGCTCGAGCATTTCCAGTGGCTCACCCCCGAACAGAGCCAAACGCTCCCGCCGGAGGTGCAAACCGAGGTGGCCCACGAGGTCGCCGATGTGCTCATCTACCTCACCCGCCTGGCCGATCGGCTGGGAATCGACATGCTGGCCGCGGTTCGGGAAAAGATGACGCTCAATGCCCGCAAGTATCCGGCTGTTGCCGATCGTTCCGCCTGA
- a CDS encoding phosphotransferase enzyme family protein — translation MPASIRLLPIVPPDAVSPMDPCFALTFFLPDRRVDSLHPLGHGNINDTWRVVLADGTRLVLQRLRPEIFADPAAVMANMRLVTEHLGRLPEHGNAFFRLVANPQGLDYLLDASGCCWRLLTHIDHTRTLARLNTTTQAREIGTLLGRFHLLTADLDCRSLADPLPGFHCTPRYLEQFDAVKGAGPPANDDEAWCCDLIEQLRPLAAVLEEAKHRLSQRVIHGDPKAANFLFAVDADRAVGLIDFDTVKPGLLLYDLGDCLRSCCNPLGEAHPVPDDTVFDPELFAALMDGYLGQAGHLLSPADRELLVTSAAVISFELGVRFFTDHLDGDRYFKVSQPGQNLHRALIQLHLNRSIRAQQQTLERLLAALLA, via the coding sequence ATGCCCGCAAGTATCCGGCTGTTGCCGATCGTTCCGCCTGACGCCGTTTCGCCCATGGACCCTTGCTTCGCCTTGACCTTTTTTCTTCCGGACCGGCGGGTCGACAGCCTGCATCCGCTTGGTCACGGCAACATCAACGACACCTGGCGGGTGGTGCTGGCTGACGGCACCCGGCTGGTGCTCCAGCGGCTGCGTCCCGAGATCTTTGCCGATCCGGCGGCGGTGATGGCCAATATGCGGCTGGTGACCGAACACCTCGGCCGCCTCCCCGAACACGGTAACGCCTTTTTCCGCCTGGTCGCCAATCCCCAGGGCCTGGACTATCTGCTGGATGCATCGGGGTGCTGCTGGCGGCTGCTGACCCATATCGACCACACCCGGACCCTGGCCCGCCTGAACACGACCACCCAAGCCCGCGAGATCGGAACGCTGCTCGGGCGCTTCCATCTGCTGACCGCAGACCTTGATTGCCGCTCCCTGGCCGATCCCCTGCCGGGCTTTCACTGCACGCCCCGCTATCTCGAACAGTTCGACGCCGTCAAAGGAGCGGGGCCGCCGGCGAACGACGACGAGGCCTGGTGCTGCGACCTGATCGAACAGCTGCGGCCGCTGGCTGCCGTCCTGGAGGAGGCCAAACACAGGTTGAGTCAACGGGTGATCCACGGCGATCCCAAGGCGGCCAATTTTCTCTTCGCCGTGGATGCCGACCGGGCGGTCGGTCTGATCGATTTTGACACTGTCAAGCCGGGGCTGCTGCTGTATGACCTGGGCGACTGCCTCCGCTCCTGTTGCAACCCACTCGGCGAGGCCCATCCTGTCCCGGACGACACGGTCTTTGATCCGGAGCTGTTCGCGGCCTTGATGGACGGGTACCTGGGCCAGGCCGGCCACCTGCTGTCACCCGCCGACCGGGAGCTGCTGGTTACCTCGGCAGCGGTGATCAGCTTTGAGCTCGGCGTGCGGTTCTTCACCGACCATCTCGACGGCGACCGGTATTTCAAGGTCAGCCAGCCGGGGCAGAACCTGCATCGGGCCCTGATCCAGTTGCACCTCAATCGATCCATCCGCGCGCAGCAGCAGACGCTGGAGCGGCTGCTGGCCGCCCTCCTGGCCTGA
- a CDS encoding FKBP-type peptidyl-prolyl cis-trans isomerase produces MIISEGKTVAITYTLTLDNGEVVDSNVDAEPLTYTQGEEQLIFGLEQALAGKRAGETFAVSIQPEEGYGPVIEEALIEVPLDHLPEDGRQAGAMITAVGPQGQELQGMITAIKETTATLDFNHPLAGQVLHFDVTILSVE; encoded by the coding sequence ATGATCATCAGCGAAGGCAAAACCGTTGCCATCACCTACACCCTGACCCTGGACAACGGCGAAGTCGTCGATAGCAACGTGGACGCCGAACCGCTCACCTACACCCAAGGGGAGGAACAGCTCATTTTTGGCTTGGAACAGGCCTTGGCCGGGAAGAGGGCGGGCGAGACCTTCGCGGTCAGCATTCAGCCCGAAGAGGGCTATGGTCCGGTCATCGAGGAGGCCCTGATCGAGGTGCCCCTGGACCACCTGCCCGAGGACGGCAGGCAGGCTGGGGCGATGATCACTGCGGTCGGTCCCCAAGGCCAGGAACTGCAAGGCATGATCACAGCGATCAAGGAGACCACCGCCACCCTTGATTTCAACCATCCCCTGGCCGGACAGGTGCTCCATTTCGATGTCACCATCCTCAGCGTCGAGTGA
- the tgt gene encoding tRNA guanosine(34) transglycosylase Tgt encodes MSTVSPFTLLGRSSECKARRGQLTTLHGTIQTPVFMPVGTLGTVKAMTPENLKEIGAQIILGNTYHLYIRPGHELIRRFGGLHGFMHWDRPILTDSGGFQIFSLKELAKITEDGAAFRSHIDGAKLFLSPEGAVHVQEALGADIMMALDTCIPYPADRDQAIKATALTARWAKRCREAQSDTGQLLFGIVQGGMYADLRREAIEQLVEIGFDGYALGGLSVGEPKALMEEMLDATADHLPVDHARYLMGVGTPEDLVEGVYHGIDMFDCVMPTRNARNGMLFTSQGRVVIKNACFQQDPRPLDETCGCYTCRHYSRAYLRHLFQNREILAYQLNSIHNLHYYCTLMAAMREAIQEDRFLDFRRHFYQQRTEPFATITD; translated from the coding sequence ATGAGCACCGTTTCCCCCTTTACCCTGCTCGGCCGGTCGAGCGAATGCAAGGCCAGGCGCGGCCAGCTGACCACCCTCCATGGCACCATCCAGACCCCGGTGTTCATGCCGGTGGGCACCCTGGGCACGGTCAAGGCAATGACCCCGGAGAACCTGAAGGAGATCGGGGCCCAGATCATCCTCGGCAACACCTACCATCTCTACATCCGGCCCGGCCATGAACTGATCCGCCGCTTCGGCGGGTTGCACGGGTTCATGCATTGGGACCGGCCGATCCTCACCGATTCCGGCGGGTTTCAGATCTTCAGCCTCAAGGAACTGGCCAAGATCACCGAGGATGGGGCCGCCTTCCGCTCCCACATCGACGGGGCCAAGCTCTTCCTCAGCCCCGAGGGCGCGGTCCATGTCCAGGAGGCTCTGGGCGCGGATATCATGATGGCGCTCGACACCTGCATCCCCTATCCGGCGGACCGCGACCAGGCCATCAAGGCCACGGCCCTGACGGCCCGTTGGGCCAAGCGCTGCCGTGAGGCCCAAAGCGATACCGGCCAACTGTTGTTCGGCATCGTCCAGGGGGGCATGTATGCCGACCTGCGCCGCGAGGCCATCGAACAGCTGGTGGAGATCGGTTTTGACGGCTACGCCCTGGGCGGGCTGTCGGTAGGCGAGCCTAAGGCGCTGATGGAGGAAATGCTGGACGCCACGGCCGATCATCTCCCCGTCGACCATGCCCGCTACCTGATGGGGGTGGGCACGCCGGAAGACCTGGTCGAGGGGGTCTATCACGGCATCGACATGTTTGACTGCGTCATGCCGACCCGCAATGCCCGCAATGGAATGCTCTTTACTTCACAAGGCAGAGTTGTTATAAAAAATGCCTGTTTTCAGCAGGACCCGCGTCCGCTGGACGAAACCTGCGGCTGTTACACCTGCCGCCACTATTCGCGCGCCTATCTGCGGCACCTGTTTCAGAACCGTGAGATTCTGGCCTACCAGCTGAACAGTATCCACAACCTGCACTACTACTGCACCCTGATGGCCGCAATGCGCGAGGCGATCCAAGAGGATCGGTTCCTGGATTTTCGGCGTCATTTTTATCAACAACGAACGGAACCGTTTGCAACCATTACCGATTAA
- the yajC gene encoding preprotein translocase subunit YajC, protein MTGVAWAADAAAAPTGLASVAQFVPLILIFIVFYFLLIRPQQKKAKEHQNYLANLKKGDKVITGGGIHGQIVGLTDTVATLEIAENVRIKVNRAAIAGSAADADKPAPAKAGG, encoded by the coding sequence ATGACCGGAGTTGCCTGGGCCGCTGACGCTGCAGCGGCGCCCACGGGATTGGCCAGCGTTGCCCAATTTGTCCCGCTGATTCTCATTTTCATCGTTTTTTACTTTCTTCTCATCCGGCCGCAGCAGAAAAAGGCCAAGGAACACCAAAACTACCTGGCCAACCTGAAGAAGGGCGATAAGGTCATCACCGGCGGCGGCATTCATGGCCAGATCGTCGGCCTGACCGACACCGTGGCCACTCTGGAGATCGCCGAGAACGTGCGCATCAAGGTCAACCGCGCCGCCATTGCCGGTTCGGCCGCCGACGCGGACAAGCCGGCTCCGGCCAAGGCTGGTGGCTGA
- a CDS encoding TIGR01212 family radical SAM protein (This family includes YhcC from E. coli K-12, an uncharacterized radical SAM protein.): MHRPRIRTFSVHCRERYGQTVGKIPLDLGIPCPNRARGGCLYCQPASFTPAFLRAADPLAEQISRGKASLLAGRFTRYFAYFQQETPTALATIDLLPHLQRMLSDPDCLGLILSTRPDTIAADLPAALADLIQKTGKACLVELGVQSIHDRSLRLLNRNHCFADFLAAVDRLHAVQRIEIGAHLILGIPGESEAEMLATVRTVCALPLQHLKLHHLQVIRDTPLHRLYTQGQVPVWNQEAYLELLLRLVPHIPAALTLHRLWSTAHPHLLVAPRWHCHAAALSARLQQRMVERGIWQGQRTPAAGSTKQGGQQ, encoded by the coding sequence ATGCACCGACCGCGTATCCGGACCTTCAGCGTCCACTGCCGCGAGCGATACGGCCAGACGGTCGGCAAAATTCCCCTCGATCTGGGCATCCCTTGCCCCAACCGTGCGCGCGGCGGGTGTCTGTATTGCCAGCCGGCCAGTTTTACCCCCGCCTTCCTGCGGGCCGCCGATCCGCTCGCCGAGCAGATCAGCCGCGGCAAGGCCTCGTTGCTCGCCGGGCGATTCACACGTTATTTCGCCTATTTTCAGCAAGAAACCCCCACCGCCCTAGCCACCATCGACCTCCTCCCCCATCTGCAACGCATGCTCTCCGATCCCGATTGCCTGGGCCTGATTCTCTCCACCCGGCCCGATACCATCGCCGCTGACCTGCCGGCGGCTCTTGCGGATCTGATACAGAAGACCGGCAAGGCGTGCCTGGTTGAGCTGGGAGTGCAGTCGATCCACGACAGAAGTCTTCGCCTGCTCAACCGCAACCACTGCTTTGCCGACTTTCTCGCCGCGGTCGACCGGCTGCACGCCGTTCAGCGCATCGAGATCGGCGCCCATCTCATTCTCGGCATCCCCGGCGAATCGGAGGCAGAGATGCTGGCCACGGTGCGGACCGTCTGCGCCCTGCCCCTCCAGCATTTGAAGCTGCATCATCTGCAGGTCATCCGCGACACGCCCCTGCATCGTTTGTACACACAGGGGCAGGTGCCCGTGTGGAATCAGGAGGCCTATCTGGAGTTACTGCTCCGCCTTGTGCCACACATCCCGGCCGCCCTCACCCTCCACCGCCTCTGGTCCACGGCCCATCCCCACCTGTTGGTCGCGCCGCGATGGCACTGTCATGCCGCTGCACTCAGCGCCAGGCTTCAGCAGAGAATGGTCGAACGAGGGATATGGCAGGGACAGCGCACGCCGGCGGCCGGGTCAACGAAGCAGGGAGGCCAGCAATGA
- a CDS encoding FmdE family protein translates to METFEQLLAESTRIHGHICAGQVIGVRMAMAALERIGISDPKGADRKKLYVLVEIDRCATDAIQSVTGCSLGKRSLRWLDFGIMAATFVNLESGRAIRATAREEARTLSESYCPEIMDKYQRQLEAYKVMPLEELFFFQEVSVQLNDCDMPGRPLRRVQCQLCGDWVQDCREVEVNSKILCRACAGERYYHVIEAPKQT, encoded by the coding sequence ATGGAGACATTTGAGCAGTTGCTGGCGGAGTCGACCAGGATTCACGGCCACATCTGCGCCGGTCAGGTGATCGGCGTGCGCATGGCCATGGCGGCGCTGGAACGAATCGGGATCAGCGATCCCAAGGGCGCGGACCGGAAGAAGCTCTACGTGCTGGTCGAGATCGACCGCTGCGCCACCGATGCCATTCAATCGGTCACTGGGTGCAGTCTTGGCAAGCGTTCGCTGCGCTGGCTCGATTTCGGCATCATGGCGGCCACCTTCGTCAACCTGGAAAGCGGTCGCGCCATCCGGGCCACCGCCCGGGAGGAGGCACGGACCCTGTCTGAATCCTATTGCCCCGAAATCATGGATAAATACCAGCGGCAGCTGGAGGCCTACAAGGTCATGCCGCTGGAGGAATTGTTCTTTTTCCAGGAGGTCAGCGTCCAGCTCAACGACTGCGACATGCCGGGCAGGCCGCTCCGCCGGGTCCAGTGCCAGCTGTGCGGCGACTGGGTGCAGGACTGCCGGGAGGTGGAGGTCAACAGCAAGATACTCTGCCGCGCCTGCGCCGGAGAACGGTATTACCATGTGATAGAAGCGCCCAAGCAAACCTGA
- a CDS encoding protease has translation MKPFLNVPFLPEERYIDFLGSCAKDLDSVHFSLVHGRALDSRIRIEPLSAQEDTLSGLARLRGPKKYALLNSRFYTPELLTDHTTIQPVLRVLEHCLQRGVIDGIVYCDHYLLQVLADEGPDIAAQLEAVPSANTMLDSCHKIEAQLSYISETGFKLPGKIILDRSLNRNLDQLAAIALKIHHQFPTINIEVLANEGCLPYCPFKLSHDSYIALANIDGRNQTHVINCDIGCIRLLDEQPHRLLQSPFIRPEDLDLYLFHVDTIKLCGRTLGADFLINAISAYRARRYEGNLLDLMDALSWLANRLYVDNRMLSFDFANMLSQCDNRCDHCGFCKELFDSISRPLPLVIRDQRATAD, from the coding sequence ATGAAACCTTTTCTTAATGTCCCTTTCCTCCCCGAGGAAAGGTATATCGATTTTCTCGGTTCCTGCGCGAAAGATCTGGACAGCGTTCATTTCAGCCTGGTGCACGGCCGCGCCCTTGACAGCCGCATCCGCATCGAGCCGCTTTCCGCCCAGGAAGACACCCTTTCCGGACTGGCGCGCCTGCGGGGCCCGAAAAAATACGCCCTGCTCAACAGCCGTTTCTACACCCCGGAACTGCTCACCGATCACACCACCATCCAACCCGTCCTTCGCGTGTTGGAACACTGCCTGCAGCGAGGGGTCATCGACGGAATCGTCTACTGCGATCACTACCTGCTCCAGGTGCTGGCCGACGAAGGCCCGGATATCGCCGCCCAGTTGGAGGCGGTGCCCAGCGCCAACACCATGCTCGATTCCTGCCACAAAATCGAGGCACAGCTCTCCTATATCAGCGAGACCGGCTTCAAGTTGCCCGGCAAGATCATCCTCGACCGTTCCCTCAACCGCAACCTGGACCAGCTGGCCGCCATCGCCCTGAAGATCCATCACCAATTCCCGACGATAAACATCGAGGTATTGGCCAATGAAGGCTGCCTGCCCTACTGCCCCTTCAAGCTCTCCCACGATTCCTACATCGCCCTGGCCAACATCGACGGCCGCAATCAAACCCATGTCATCAACTGCGACATCGGCTGCATACGACTGCTGGACGAGCAGCCCCACCGGCTGTTGCAGTCGCCCTTCATCCGCCCGGAGGATCTCGACCTCTACCTGTTCCATGTGGATACGATCAAACTCTGCGGTCGCACCCTGGGAGCCGATTTTCTGATCAACGCCATCAGCGCCTACCGTGCCCGCCGTTATGAGGGCAACCTGCTCGACTTGATGGACGCCCTCTCCTGGCTGGCGAACCGCCTCTACGTCGACAACCGCATGCTCTCCTTTGACTTCGCCAACATGCTCTCCCAATGCGACAACCGCTGCGATCACTGCGGGTTCTGCAAGGAGCTGTTCGACTCCATCAGCCGTCCCCTTCCCCTGGTGATCCGGGATCAGCGCGCGACTGCCGATTGA
- a CDS encoding peptidase U32 family protein produces the protein MPPFPPATDRGPRLPELLAPAGSFDKLVTAVHYGADAVYLGGKTFSLRARAGNFDEDGLRQAVAYAHAHGVKVYVTVNIFAHNRDLEGLEPYLRMLRDLQADGLIVSDPGILALARRIVPDLPLHLSTQANVTNRASARFWAEQGVCRLNLARELGLEEIRAIRAATGVELEVFVHGALCISYSGRCMLSNYFTGRNANLGDCAHPCRYSYAVVEEKRPGHYFPVEEDERGTYIFNSRDLCLLHHLPSLVDAGVDAIKIEGRMKSVGYVGAVVRLYRLALEWIREQLLSGQPAVSLTLPEAFDNELSKIGTRGQTENFFRARPSSADMLYDRMRFEQKFVPVGIVRAVEPLLIETRHVLNCGDHIEYLGPSIEPDTVTVSAMHLEDGTPMSRANPGNLVVVRTDPPLRHVEPHALLRKHL, from the coding sequence ATGCCTCCTTTCCCTCCAGCCACGGACCGTGGCCCCCGGCTGCCCGAACTCCTGGCGCCGGCCGGCAGCTTTGACAAACTGGTGACCGCCGTCCATTACGGCGCCGACGCCGTGTATCTCGGCGGCAAGACCTTCAGCCTCCGTGCCCGGGCCGGCAATTTCGACGAAGACGGTCTGCGCCAGGCCGTTGCCTACGCCCACGCGCACGGGGTCAAGGTCTATGTCACGGTCAACATCTTTGCCCACAACCGCGACCTTGAGGGGTTGGAGCCCTATCTGCGCATGCTCCGCGACCTCCAGGCCGACGGCCTGATCGTCAGCGATCCCGGCATTCTTGCCCTAGCCCGACGGATTGTCCCGGACCTGCCCCTGCATCTCTCCACTCAGGCCAACGTCACCAACAGGGCCAGCGCCCGCTTTTGGGCCGAGCAGGGGGTGTGCCGGCTCAACCTGGCCCGTGAACTCGGCCTCGAGGAGATTCGCGCCATCCGCGCCGCCACCGGCGTCGAGCTGGAGGTGTTCGTCCACGGCGCCCTGTGCATTTCCTACTCCGGCCGCTGCATGTTGAGCAACTACTTCACCGGCCGCAACGCTAACCTGGGTGACTGTGCCCATCCCTGCCGTTACTCCTACGCTGTGGTTGAAGAAAAACGTCCGGGACACTATTTTCCAGTGGAAGAGGATGAGCGGGGCACCTATATTTTCAACTCCCGTGACCTCTGCCTGCTTCACCATCTACCGTCCCTGGTCGATGCCGGCGTGGATGCGATCAAGATCGAGGGGCGGATGAAATCCGTCGGCTATGTGGGAGCGGTAGTCCGTCTCTACCGTCTGGCCCTGGAGTGGATCCGGGAGCAGCTTCTTTCAGGTCAACCAGCGGTTAGCCTTACCCTGCCCGAAGCTTTTGATAACGAATTAAGCAAGATCGGCACCCGTGGCCAGACAGAAAACTTTTTCCGTGCCAGGCCTTCATCCGCGGACATGTTGTATGATAGAATGAGGTTTGAGCAAAAATTCGTGCCGGTGGGCATCGTCCGCGCGGTGGAGCCGCTGCTGATCGAAACCCGGCATGTGCTCAACTGTGGCGACCACATCGAGTACCTGGGGCCAAGCATCGAACCGGACACGGTGACGGTCAGCGCCATGCACCTGGAAGACGGCACGCCAATGAGCCGGGCTAATCCCGGAAACCTGGTGGTGGTCCGGACCGACCCGCCCCTCCGCCACGTTGAACCGCACGCGCTGTTGCGCAAACATCTATGA
- a CDS encoding isoamylase early set domain-containing protein — protein MLKKSYSKTGAACRVTFKYENEEQAETAVLAGDFNDWSLQATPMKKLKDGSFSATLSLPAGQNYRFRYVLDGGVWVNDTAADGYAPNEFGEANSVLAL, from the coding sequence ATGCTGAAAAAAAGTTATTCCAAAACCGGCGCGGCCTGTCGCGTCACCTTTAAATACGAAAACGAGGAGCAGGCGGAAACCGCCGTCCTGGCCGGCGACTTCAACGATTGGTCGCTTCAGGCGACCCCGATGAAAAAACTCAAGGATGGCAGTTTTTCCGCCACTCTTTCCCTGCCGGCCGGGCAGAACTATCGCTTTCGGTATGTGCTCGACGGCGGAGTGTGGGTCAACGACACGGCGGCCGACGGTTATGCCCCCAACGAGTTCGGCGAGGCCAACTCGGTGCTGGCCCTCTGA
- a CDS encoding gamma carbonic anhydrase family protein — translation MILSYRDYQPQVGKGGWVAPNATLIGDAVLGEDVSLWFGVIVRGDVHRIRIGARTNIQDLSLLHITQHEGAERSDQDGHPTIIGCDVTVGHRAILHGCTVGDLCLIGMGAIILDGAVIGRESIVGAGSVVTPGKQFPPRSLIMGTPAKVVREVSDAQVREMQASWRRYVDLKNEYHRARVGDCF, via the coding sequence ATGATTTTATCGTATCGTGACTATCAACCGCAGGTCGGCAAGGGCGGCTGGGTGGCGCCCAACGCCACCCTCATCGGCGATGCGGTGCTGGGCGAGGATGTGTCCCTGTGGTTCGGCGTCATTGTCCGTGGCGACGTCCACCGCATTCGCATCGGCGCGCGGACCAACATCCAGGACCTCAGCCTGCTCCACATCACCCAGCACGAGGGCGCGGAGCGCAGCGACCAGGACGGCCATCCGACGATCATCGGCTGCGATGTCACCGTTGGTCACCGCGCCATTCTCCATGGCTGCACGGTGGGGGATCTCTGCCTGATCGGCATGGGGGCGATCATTCTTGACGGCGCGGTCATCGGCCGGGAATCGATCGTCGGCGCCGGCTCGGTGGTCACCCCCGGCAAACAGTTCCCGCCGCGCTCCCTGATCATGGGTACCCCGGCCAAGGTGGTTCGGGAGGTCAGTGATGCCCAAGTGCGGGAAATGCAGGCTTCATGGCGGCGATACGTGGACCTGAAAAACGAGTATCATCGGGCCAGGGTGGGTGACTGCTTTTAA